A window of Nocardia arthritidis genomic DNA:
CCGGATCTGTCCGGTGCTGCCCTGCCCGCGATAACTGCGCGACGGATATGTTCAAAAAATGAAATCAGCTAATTATTAGCAATTTCATATGAAGTTGCGATTGCCGCTATCCTCCGGGAATTTACCGGGCTTGTGGGCAATCAGCATATCCGCAGCGACAGGAGATTTTATTCCCGATCGTCGGCAAAGGCGATGAGAAATTGCTGTCGATCTGTCGCGATTGGATTCCCCATCCGCAAATGAGCTGGATCGTCAGTCGAACGGAAGGTTGTGATCGCATGAAGATCAAGAAGTTCATGGCTACATCGGTTCTCGCCATAGCGGCAACCGGCATCGCGTCCACCGTCGCACACGCCGACCCCGCGGCCGCCTCCCCGCTGAGCGGTACCGACCAGGGGATCGCGTACACCACATCGCTGGCCGATAACCATATGGGTGTGACGACCCATCTGACCGGCGGGTCGTTCTCGGTATCGAATGGTCAACTGGCCGTGAAGAACTCCGACGGCGCAACGGTCGAACACGCGCCGCTGAGCTATCAGGTCGCCGGGCGTACGGTCGGCCTGACGCCGCAGGTGAGCGCGGACGGCAGCACCCTGACACTGGGTACCCCGGACTGGAACGCCCCGGTCAACGGCGCGACATTCGACAACGGCATGCGCGATGTCGTGATGCCGCAGGTGCGGGCCAGCCTGCCCGGTGAACACCAGGTCGGCCTGATCGGCGCCTCGGCGGGCGCGATCATCGGCGTCGCGATCGGCGCCTGCGTCGGCTTCGCACTGGGCCTGCCGTTCTTCGTCGTGGGCGCCATCCCCGGCATGTTCATCGGCGGCGCGGTCGGCGGCGCGATCGGCGCCGTGGTCGGTGCCATCGTGCTCTGACGATCAACCGCCGGGCGCCGACGTCGTGCGGGCTGCGAACCATTCGCAGCCCGCACGCCGACCTGATCTATGCACTGTCCGTCCGAGCCGCGCTACCGACAGTGGCCTGCCGTTGAATTCCCGGGCCGAACCAACCGTCGACGCGGTGAGCTTCCGAGGCCGGTCCTGGCTGCCTCGGTCTCGATGAGGAGGTCGGGAGTCGGCAGCGGAAGCAGGCCGCGGCCCCGTGCGGTCTCGATTTGATCAAAGTATGCGCTCGGAAAAGTTGTTTCCGCCCCCATCGCGGCCATTTCCGATCTGCGGAAGTTAGCATGACCGCGCACGAAGTCTCTCATACGATTCGGAAGCGTAATCGGGACTCTTCGAGGGAGATGGAAATGGATGATAACGAGCTCACCGACAAATCTCCATCGGGTCGGTACATGACCGGGGCGCCCGAGTTCGAGCCACCACGCGCCCCGGGAATGGATATCGTGTCAGCGTCGGAGACCGAAATGGGCGATGCCTGCTGGGAGTTCCGATGCGAAGTCTGGCATCGCGCGGGAGAATATTTGAACCGAGCCGGGCAGGTGCATTAAGACCGTGTCTCATGTCGCTGATTTCGCCAGTTTCTGTAGCAGATCAACGCCGCAGCCAGGGTGAGGAAGCCGAGGCGTTCCGATTTGCGCCGACGCCGGCCACGCCGCGACCGCACATCCGGTACCGCCTTCGCCTCGTACACCAGGCCGAAACGATCACATCAGCGTGCCGAGCGGGCGGCGCTCGAGGAGCGTGTCCGCGGGGTCTGGGCGCAAGGTCAGGCTATGACGTGAGCGGGCTGGATGTGGAGGATCACCCGCTCGACATTCCGTCTCTGCTCGTAGGGGTAGGTGTCCAGATCCAGGTATTTGCGTGCCAATTGGTCCAGGAATGCTTTCTCGGGATCTGGCTCGATCTTGACGACACGGCCGCGGACTTCCAGGTAGCGATAGGGGTCGTCGGGATCGAGGATCGAGACCGACACCCGCGGATCCCGCTGGATGTTGCGGTATTTCTGCCGGTCGGTGCCGGTCGAGACGAGCAGCCGCCCGTGGGCGGCATCGAAGTCGAACCATACCGGGTGTGATTGCGGCTCACCGTCGGGCCCCAGAGACGCCAGGTGCGCGAAGCCCTTCTTGTACAGGATGTCGGTGTGGCTGCTGGAGATCGTGGCAGGCCGTGTGTTCCCGTGGCGTGTTCGCCGGTTGATGTCGTCGAGATCGTCCGCCGTGTTGCGGCTCTCAGCCATCGTTGCCCCTTGCCGTCGTGAATATGGAGCCGAAGCCGGGCGACCGCACCCTTTCGGGGGGATCACTCACCTTCGGTATGTCAGCATGTTGACATACAGATTCTGTGTCAACATGCTGACATGAGTCAAGAGGAGACCGTGGGCGAACTAGAGCAGTCGGTGGGCTATGTCCTCAAACAGGCCCAGGCCGCGCTGCACTCCGCGATGGACGCGGCGCTGCGGCCGCTGGAGCTGACCGTCTCGCAATACGCCTGCCTCGAACTGCTCGGCCAGAACCCCGGAATATCCAACTCCGAACTCGCCCGTGGCGCGTTCGTCACCCGCCAATCAATGAACCTCGTCCTGCGCGGATTACAAGACCGTGGCCTGCTCACCCGACCCGAGCAAGCCCCCCACGGCCGCGTGCTGCCCACCCGGCTCACAACCTCCGGGCAGGAAAAACTGCACGCCGCCAGCGTGGCCGTGCGCGCCATCGAACGGCAAATGTTCTCCCCACTGTCCGCGGAAGAACAACGTCGGCTGCGCAACGACCTTGCCGTCTGTGTTGCCGCCATTCCCCCGGCCGCACCCAAGTAGGAACCCAGCCACTACGGCACCGCCCTCGCCGCCGCATCGGTCCGCTGCAGAAGACCGGCGAAATCGACGACATGAGACACGATCTAAGGCCGCATTCGAAATTCTCGGGCCGCTCACCGCGACGGCTGGTACGCCTCTATCCGCTGGGCGATCTGGCCGGGTCGGACGCCGTGCCACCAGCTCGGATCGGCCGAGCCGACGGTGACGGCGCCGTCTGTGTGGTGGTAGTGCCGTTCGTCTCGGTCGGCGTCGAATTCGCCGTCCAGCGCGTGCCTGCCTGGCTTATGTGACAGATCGACCGTCACAATGATCCGCTGATATATGTAGGCCGACCGACCATAGGAGACATCGATGCGCCATAGGTTGTTGCGCGGTACCGGCGCGGTTCGGCTGACTGCCTTGATCGTCACGGTCGGGGTTGTGCTCGTCGGCTGCGGGCATTCGGCGGCGCCGGCAGAGAGCGGTCGGGGGACGCTGATCGTCGACTTCCTGAATCAGCCCGGGCTGCCTGCGAACTTCCGGACCACCGGCATGCCACTGGGGTCCGACGGTGGGCCGGCTCCGAGTGTCGCCGGACTGGTCGAGCTGCACGAGTCCGGGAGCACCGCGCCATCGGCCGATGGGTTTCGCGCCATACAGGAGACGCTGCCGCCAGGGCGGCACATCGATGTGGATTTGCGCCAGGAGACGCATCTCTACGTCAACGGCATGGTCGTTTCCTGGTACGGCCCCGGCGACGACGCGAATATGGGTATGAGCAAGCAGGCCGTGCTGAACCTGCAGGACCAACGGGCGCGACAACTTCACGACGATCGCGAAATCACCTTCGGTGGTCCGCACGGCAAGCCGATACCGCCGATCACCGGCCCCCGCACCGTACAGACCGAACAGCAAGCCGCCACCGAAGCCGGGATGGAATACGCGTATTTTCCGGTGCCGGACCGCCACATGCCCGATCCGGGCACGGTCGACGATTTCGTCGCCTTCGTGCGCGACCTGCCACCCGACACCTGGTTGCATTTCCATTGCCGGGCGGGCCACGGCCGGACGACAACCTTCATGGCCCTGTACGACATGATGCGCAATGCTAAACAGGTGTCACTGGCTGATATCCTGCGCCGTCAATACCTCATCGACCCGCCCCACGCGGGTACCAAAGGCGCGGCGAACCTCGAAAAGGAATCCGCCGCACACCCATTTGTCGATCAGTTCTACCAATATGCCCACGACAACAATGACGACTTCCGGACGTCGTTCACCGCCTGGTTGAAAGCCCACTCCGGATAACCGGCCCTGCTCTGGCCGATGATTCGGGTTTTCCGGGTAATTGAGGAGTCGGAAAACGTCCGGATATCGTCAGTTGGGCCGCAGACTCTTCCGCAAACGGGCTCATGGTCCCCTGGCTCTCGGCCCTGAAAAACTAAGGGGCGCTTCACGGTATGGGCCGTACCTGGTCGAACGTTACGGCCCTACCGTTCGATGTTTCTCGCACAATTCCGAGCCCCTTGACGCACCCTGTCACGAAACCCTGGAATGCTCCTGCCATTCCGGCGAGCGCCGCACCGGTAACCACCCCCATCGGACCGGACGGAAGAGCGGTGAGGCCACCGGTTATCGCGGCGATGATGCCCGATATAACCGCCGATGGAAGACCTTCCTGGACACATGCCGACATCATGTCACCGGCATGTGAGACGAAATTCGCGAGAACCTTCGCCCCTTCTCGCAATCCGTCTTCGACGAACGCACGCAATCGCCTGCCATTGTCCTCGATCGCGATCTTCAATCGCCGCGTCGTCCGATCAACAGTTACCAGCGGAACAATCTGCTCGATCAGCCGATCCGCGGAATCGACGACATCGACGACACCCGTCACCGCATCCTCGACGAATCGCCCGGCCGAAACGGCGAGCAGCGCTCCGGAGTTCTCGATATTGGTCGCCAGAACCGTCGCCGCATCGGTGATCGGATCCGCTCGTGCGATACGCACATCCGACCCGCCGACAAATACCACGCAAGCGGCGACGACCAGCACCGAGTTCGCGAGCCGACGGATACGCATCGTCACAGCGAACATAGTGCGCCATATTCATCGGAATTCTCCGGCGACCGCTACCTGCGGCGATTTGCGCGAATGCGGGAATTTCCGAATGCTGGCACGATTTTCGCGGGAGCTGGCGGGGCTCCGCCCATTGATGGTTGCGATCCGGGGCACGCTCAGGAGAACTGGACGTCGATCGGCCGCGGCCGGATCCCTCCCGACGCTGGTCCGTCATGTGGTGCTCGATTTCTGGCCGCTCGAATCGGGCGGCAGATGGGCGAGGAGGCTGCGGCGGGCCGTGTGGACATGTTCTTCGGCGCAGTGGGCCAATGCTTCGCGGTCGCCGCCGCGCAGCAGGGCCACCAGTTCACGGTGCTCGTCGACCACACGTTCGCGATAGTGCTCGTAGCCGAAGGCGACCCGGCGCGTTTGGAACAGGTAGACCTGTGAGCGCACCGCCTGCCAGGCCCGGTTGAGTCTGTCGTTGTCGGCGGCTTCGTATATCCGGTCGTGAAAGGCGATGTCGAGCGCGAGCAATCGGGGTGCCGACGCCGCATCGCCGAGTTCCGCCGTCATCGCCTCGACCAGGGCGTCGAGTTCGGCCCATTGCGCCGGGCCGGCCTTGGCCTGGGCGGTGACGGCCGCGAGCCGGTCCAACGCGGAGCGCAGTGTGTAAACCTCTTCGACATCGCGTGCGGTGATCTCGATAACGCTGGTGCCGCGGTGCCAGCCGCCTCGAATGAGTCCCTCGCGTTCCAGCAGCGCCAAGCCCTCGCGCACCGAGCCGCGGCTGATTCCCAGCGCGGCGGCGAGCTGAACCTCCCGCAGCGGCGCCCCCGGCGGGAAATCGCCGGAGAAGATCGCTTGGCGAATGAGATCGGCGGCCTCGTGTGCCAGGCCGCGACGGGGCACCTTGGGCAGCGTTGTCATGTCTGAATGTTGACATTCGGACATTCGATGCCGCAAGCTCGAACCCGCTCCGCTTCGCAGGAGCAGATCGGATCGAAGGGAGAAGTCATCATGGCGACCCGTCCCGCGGTACATCTGGCGATACCGGTCGACAGCCTGGATGAGGCCCGCAAGTTCTACCGCAATGTGCTCGGCCTCGACGAGGGACGCTCCACCGACCATTGGATCGATTGGAATCTGCGTGGTCACCAATTGGTGACGCACCTGGTGCCGGGCGGCCGGATCCCGCCGGGAACCAGTGAGGTCGACGGGCATGACGTGCCGATCCCGCATTTCGGACTCCTGCTGACGCCGGACGACTTCCATGCGCTGGCCGACCGGTTGCGCGCGGCCGGGATCGAATTCGTGATCGAGCCCTATCTCCGCTTCCCTGACCGGCCGGCGCGGCAGTGGACGATGTTCTTTCGCGATCCCGCCGGAAATGCGTTGGAGTTCAAGGCATTCCACGACGAGTCGCAGATATTCGCCCGATGAGGAACGTCCTTGTCACCGGAGCCTCGCGTGGGATCGGCCGGGCCGTGGCGCTGGCATTCGCCGAGTGCGGTGATCGGGTGGCGGTGCATTACGGGAGCGATCGCACCGGCGCCGAGGAAACAGTGCGGCGGCTACCTGGAATCGGGCACACGATTGTGACCGGCGATGTCGCCGATCCCGTTGCGGCGCAGCATATCGTCGACCAGACCGCGCGTGCGCTCGGTGGGATCGATGTCCTGGTCAACAATGCCGCCATCGCGCCGGGCGCCGACAACCGCCACGCCGTGACGGAGGTGAACTATCCCGAGTGGCAACGGATTTGGCGGCGAATGATCGATGTCGACCTCCTGGGCGCCGTCCACCTGACCTACTGCACCGCTCGCCATCTCATCGACCGCGGTGCGTCCGGCAGCATCGTCAATATCGGTTCGCGCGGTGCGTTCCGGGGTGAGCCGGATTTCCCCGCCTACGGTGCGAGCAAGGCCGCACTGCATGCTTTCGGGCAGTCGATGGCCATCGCGCTTGCCCCGCACGGGATCGCGGTGACTTCCGTAGCGCCCGGAATCGTCGGCACCGAACGCCAGGAGTCGTCCCTGGCCGCTCCGGCCGGTGCGGCGATTCGCGCCCAGAGCCCCTTCGGGCGTGTGGGGACGCCCGAGGAGGTCGCCGCCGCGGTCCGGTATCTGGCCTCGCCCGAGGCGGCCTGGGCGTCCGGGACGGTACTCGACCTCAATGGTGCTTCCTACCTGCGGACCTGACGATCCCGCACCCTGCCGTATCCGGGATTCACTCGCTACGTGCGAGCTCGTATCGTCGCTCAAATCGCCCACGAATCGTTCCAGCGTGCCGACGAAGTGCTCGGCGTCTCCTTCCGGCCAATCGGCGACAACCTCTTCGAAGACCGCGGCCAGGGTCTGGCGTGATTTCGCGATTGCTCGTTCGCCGCGCGGCGCCTCACGAGTAGCCCAGTGCGGCCATCTGTTTCGCCATCCGCTCGGCGTCGTCCTTACGGTGTTGGCTCTGGAACAGCTCCAGGGCCTCCTGCCAGACGGCCAACGTTTGGTCGGGCCGACCGAGGGCCCGGTAGGTGTGACCTATCTGATCGAGAGTGGCCGTCAACCCGAAATCCATACCGAGTTCGCGGTCGATCGCGAGGGCCTGCTGGTAGAAGGTCAGGGCATCGGTGTGACCGCCGCTGTGGTGGGCGATGTAGCCGAGGGTGTCCAGCGTCATCGCCTCGCCGAGTCGGTTGCCGTGACGTCGGCAGAGCTCCAGGGCTGTGGTGGCGTCGGCGCGGGCGCGGTCGTAATCACCCAGATGGGCGAAAAGCCATGCGACGCTGTTGAGTTCCTCCCCCTCCCAATCCGATCGGCCGAGGGTCTGAAACAGCCGCAATGCGTGGGTGGCGTGCTGGACTGCCCGGTGCGGATCGCTGCGGCCCATATCCCAGTAGCAGCAGAGGAGATGGTGGGTATGGGCCTGGCCTGCCAGGTCGCTCGTCTGCTCGTCCAGCGCGAGAGCCTTTTCGAGATGTTCGCGCATTTCCACCCACAGCCCGACCGTGCTGCAGGCTTGGCCGAGGAGCCGGTGTGCATGGGCCTGGGCGACGGGGTCGCCGAGCTCGTCGGCCGCGGCCATGCCTGCCCGGCAGACGGCGAGATCGGCGGACAAATGGCCGCGCTGGCAGTGGAACTGGCGCAGAGTCGATGCCAGCTGCCATACGGCTTGGTGCAATCCCTGGGTGATGGCCAGTTCTTGGGCCGCGGTCACATTGAGATGCTCGGCATCGAACCACGCGAACGCGGCGGTGTGATCGTGCAACGGGCGCGGGTGACAGCCCGGCGATGGGAAGTCCGGCCGGAACAAAATCCTGGTCGGTCGTAGCAGCCGGTCACCGGCGTAGGCGGTGTGCAGATAGAAGTCCACCAACCGTTGCGCGCACTGTCGTCGGCTGTCCGGAGTTTCCTCGGCGAGCATGGTGGCATGCGCGTGATCGCGCAGCAGATCGTGGAAACGGTAGCGACCGGGCCGGGGCTGCTCGAGCAGGTGGGCGTCGACCAGACTCTCCAGCAATCGCTCTGCGGCGTCGAGGCCGATCGCGGCCAGGGACGAGGCCGCCCAGATGTCGATATCCGGGCCGCGTACCAGGCCCAGCAGTCGGAACATCCGCCGCTGCTGCGGATCGAGATGCTGGTAGGACAGGGTGAAGGCGGCGGCTACGCTGCGGTCGCCGACCGCCAGTTCGCCGAGCCGACGCTGCTGATTACGCAACCGGTCGGCAAGATGCCGCACGGTCCAGGCGGGCCGGGCGCGGAGTCGGGAAGCGGCCAGCCGGATCGCCAGCGGCAGCTGCCCGCAGAGCGCTGTCACCTCGGCGACCACGGTGCGTTCGGCGATGACGCGAGCGTCATCCACGATCCGGGTGAACAGGTCTATCGCCTGCTCGGAGGACAGCACGTCGATGGAGAGCGCACGCGCACCCTCCAGATCGGCCAGCCGCCGTCGGCTCGTCACCAATGTCACGCAGGTGCCCGCGCCTGGGAGCAGCGGCCGGACCTGACCGCTGTCGGCGGCATTGTCCAACACCAAAAGCATGCTGTGCCCGGTGGTTTCGGCGCGCCAGAGCGACGCACGCCGGTCCAGCGTGGCGGGGATGATCTGACCGGGCACGCCGATCGCGCGCAGGAGAGCTTCCAGGGCGGTCATGGGGTCCAGGGAGTCGTGCTCGCTGTGGCCGCAGAGGTCGATGTACAAGTGAGCATCGGGGCAGCGATCGGCCAGCCGGTGTGCGGCGTGGACTGCGAGGGTGGTCTTGCCGACACCGGCCATGCCGTCGATGGTGACGACTCCGCCCGTGGTGGCATTGTCGTCGCCCTGACCGAGAACGGACATCAGGCGGGCCAATTCCTGTCCACGTCCAGTGAAATCCGGTATGTCCCTGGGAATGTCTTTACGGCCGATTTGTCTGGTGGATCGCTGTGTGGTCGGAATCGGGGAGCCACGCAGGATGGACTGATATTGCTGTTGAAGCTGTGGTCCGGGGTCGACGCCCAACTCCTCGGCCAGCCGGCCACGCAAGTCGTGGAATACCTGCAACGCCTCGGCTTG
This region includes:
- a CDS encoding PPOX class F420-dependent oxidoreductase; this translates as MAESRNTADDLDDINRRTRHGNTRPATISSSHTDILYKKGFAHLASLGPDGEPQSHPVWFDFDAAHGRLLVSTGTDRQKYRNIQRDPRVSVSILDPDDPYRYLEVRGRVVKIEPDPEKAFLDQLARKYLDLDTYPYEQRRNVERVILHIQPAHVIA
- a CDS encoding MarR family winged helix-turn-helix transcriptional regulator, with the protein product MSQEETVGELEQSVGYVLKQAQAALHSAMDAALRPLELTVSQYACLELLGQNPGISNSELARGAFVTRQSMNLVLRGLQDRGLLTRPEQAPHGRVLPTRLTTSGQEKLHAASVAVRAIERQMFSPLSAEEQRRLRNDLAVCVAAIPPAAPK
- a CDS encoding protein tyrosine phosphatase; protein product: MRHRLLRGTGAVRLTALIVTVGVVLVGCGHSAAPAESGRGTLIVDFLNQPGLPANFRTTGMPLGSDGGPAPSVAGLVELHESGSTAPSADGFRAIQETLPPGRHIDVDLRQETHLYVNGMVVSWYGPGDDANMGMSKQAVLNLQDQRARQLHDDREITFGGPHGKPIPPITGPRTVQTEQQAATEAGMEYAYFPVPDRHMPDPGTVDDFVAFVRDLPPDTWLHFHCRAGHGRTTTFMALYDMMRNAKQVSLADILRRQYLIDPPHAGTKGAANLEKESAAHPFVDQFYQYAHDNNDDFRTSFTAWLKAHSG
- a CDS encoding GntR family transcriptional regulator, whose translation is MTTLPKVPRRGLAHEAADLIRQAIFSGDFPPGAPLREVQLAAALGISRGSVREGLALLEREGLIRGGWHRGTSVIEITARDVEEVYTLRSALDRLAAVTAQAKAGPAQWAELDALVEAMTAELGDAASAPRLLALDIAFHDRIYEAADNDRLNRAWQAVRSQVYLFQTRRVAFGYEHYRERVVDEHRELVALLRGGDREALAHCAEEHVHTARRSLLAHLPPDSSGQKSSTT
- a CDS encoding VOC family protein, which codes for MATRPAVHLAIPVDSLDEARKFYRNVLGLDEGRSTDHWIDWNLRGHQLVTHLVPGGRIPPGTSEVDGHDVPIPHFGLLLTPDDFHALADRLRAAGIEFVIEPYLRFPDRPARQWTMFFRDPAGNALEFKAFHDESQIFAR
- a CDS encoding SDR family NAD(P)-dependent oxidoreductase produces the protein MRNVLVTGASRGIGRAVALAFAECGDRVAVHYGSDRTGAEETVRRLPGIGHTIVTGDVADPVAAQHIVDQTARALGGIDVLVNNAAIAPGADNRHAVTEVNYPEWQRIWRRMIDVDLLGAVHLTYCTARHLIDRGASGSIVNIGSRGAFRGEPDFPAYGASKAALHAFGQSMAIALAPHGIAVTSVAPGIVGTERQESSLAAPAGAAIRAQSPFGRVGTPEEVAAAVRYLASPEAAWASGTVLDLNGASYLRT
- a CDS encoding AfsR/SARP family transcriptional regulator, translated to MATFRVLGPVEVVVGGSPVDLGHARQRSALAVLLVEVGRPVSVDVMIDRLWGERPPMRARETVRGYASRLRRVLETVDVTLRRRTGGYVIEAVPAAVDVYHFRQLAEDARRVDDDVRAADLFGQALQLWRGTPFSGLDSPWLAEVADRWEAEHIAVQGEWIDRMLRAGRHPELIGVLPTWVAEHPLDERLIGQWMDVLRRNGRQAEALQVFHDLRGRLAEELGVDPGPQLQQQYQSILRGSPIPTTQRSTRQIGRKDIPRDIPDFTGRGQELARLMSVLGQGDDNATTGGVVTIDGMAGVGKTTLAVHAAHRLADRCPDAHLYIDLCGHSEHDSLDPMTALEALLRAIGVPGQIIPATLDRRASLWRAETTGHSMLLVLDNAADSGQVRPLLPGAGTCVTLVTSRRRLADLEGARALSIDVLSSEQAIDLFTRIVDDARVIAERTVVAEVTALCGQLPLAIRLAASRLRARPAWTVRHLADRLRNQQRRLGELAVGDRSVAAAFTLSYQHLDPQQRRMFRLLGLVRGPDIDIWAASSLAAIGLDAAERLLESLVDAHLLEQPRPGRYRFHDLLRDHAHATMLAEETPDSRRQCAQRLVDFYLHTAYAGDRLLRPTRILFRPDFPSPGCHPRPLHDHTAAFAWFDAEHLNVTAAQELAITQGLHQAVWQLASTLRQFHCQRGHLSADLAVCRAGMAAADELGDPVAQAHAHRLLGQACSTVGLWVEMREHLEKALALDEQTSDLAGQAHTHHLLCCYWDMGRSDPHRAVQHATHALRLFQTLGRSDWEGEELNSVAWLFAHLGDYDRARADATTALELCRRHGNRLGEAMTLDTLGYIAHHSGGHTDALTFYQQALAIDRELGMDFGLTATLDQIGHTYRALGRPDQTLAVWQEALELFQSQHRKDDAERMAKQMAALGYS